Proteins from one Bacteroides zhangwenhongii genomic window:
- a CDS encoding glycosyltransferase, whose protein sequence is MKIFREIKKSFVNRMMYYGISNSSLFDKKWYLSQYPEIGKVNPVKHYLEKGWREGKNPSEKFSTNKYLYAYPDVQDRNMNPLEHYLFHGKKRGRLCFNVGQVGIEKAKKTNNRPLVSVIVASYNYADLLPQTLDSILSQTYTNYEIVIVDDGSTDNSMDIINRYLSKNDNIKLYRHPGNANRGLPETVRLGVIKSQGEFVAFCESDDFWDSQHLSKKVDIINRYQEVKIISNNVELFGEEKMVNARKKYVEDLDAFLSVGGNNLDINGHKGMNYIPTFSAVMIRKDVFQNLDYNTPIPAWIDFWLYRQILKNELLFYTTDKLTYWRQHSSFNNINNAEKYTAERDWFIYMSDRLNGFKISRRILKNVKILKESHLFELSYYSEKYADLLDGADPTMHYLLVGWKKGCNPSPYFNNNAYLSNYVDVWLNNVNPLIHYERYGKKQRLKVFPVGTEELLEIQETDIEMVGKWREKTKTVLLISHELSLTGAPRALLNMAIMLKKIGATPVILSLKHGPMEKEISELGIKLLVEPFLLMNYNLRHWSLSGFLSNFDVVVFNTLETVWLIEHFSEIKARKICWLHEGRYSYAGWTRFKDLSVLFSLFDKVYAVGEYSKSFADPYILDKNKLGVLLYGIPDIEIKLANKTLDNKIKLLLPGTLSDRKGQLILLQALDMLSKKVREQIDIYIVGAAIEKKVERAVKHCHYSCVKYIGELEHEQLLQLFTNVDIALSPSLDDPMPIVCTEAMALEKGVIVSENTGTASFIENGKNGYKVPAGDPLALAEVIERMVLYKDKLPMLGKAARKIYDDNFTMEIFEKNIKALIMGE, encoded by the coding sequence ATGAAAATATTTCGAGAAATAAAAAAGTCTTTTGTTAATAGAATGATGTACTATGGTATATCTAATTCTAGTCTTTTTGATAAAAAGTGGTATTTAAGTCAATATCCAGAAATAGGTAAAGTTAATCCTGTTAAACATTATTTGGAAAAAGGATGGCGCGAAGGTAAAAATCCGTCAGAGAAGTTCTCTACAAATAAATATCTGTATGCATATCCAGATGTACAAGACAGGAATATGAATCCTCTTGAACATTATTTATTCCATGGAAAGAAAAGAGGACGGTTGTGTTTTAATGTAGGTCAGGTTGGAATTGAGAAAGCTAAAAAAACAAATAATAGACCTTTGGTTAGTGTAATTGTGGCAAGTTACAACTATGCGGATTTGCTACCTCAAACTCTTGACTCTATACTGTCGCAGACGTATACTAATTATGAGATTGTAATTGTTGATGATGGCTCGACAGATAATTCTATGGATATTATCAATCGATATTTATCTAAAAATGATAATATTAAGCTTTATAGACATCCAGGAAATGCAAATAGGGGACTACCTGAAACGGTACGTTTGGGGGTAATAAAATCTCAGGGAGAATTTGTTGCATTTTGTGAAAGTGATGACTTTTGGGACTCTCAGCATTTATCGAAGAAAGTAGATATAATCAATCGTTATCAAGAAGTAAAGATTATATCTAATAACGTAGAACTGTTTGGTGAAGAAAAGATGGTGAATGCTCGCAAAAAATATGTGGAGGATTTAGATGCCTTTTTATCTGTAGGAGGAAATAATCTGGATATTAACGGGCATAAAGGAATGAATTATATTCCTACATTTTCTGCTGTCATGATTAGAAAGGACGTTTTCCAAAATTTAGATTATAATACACCGATTCCCGCTTGGATTGATTTTTGGCTATATAGGCAGATACTAAAAAATGAGCTTCTGTTTTATACGACGGACAAACTTACGTATTGGAGGCAGCATAGCTCGTTTAATAATATAAATAATGCAGAAAAGTATACTGCTGAACGTGATTGGTTTATTTACATGAGTGATCGTTTGAATGGTTTTAAAATTTCGCGGCGGATTTTGAAAAATGTAAAAATATTAAAAGAATCACACCTGTTTGAACTTTCTTATTATAGTGAGAAGTATGCTGATTTGCTAGATGGAGCTGATCCAACAATGCATTATTTATTAGTGGGCTGGAAAAAAGGGTGTAATCCGTCGCCTTATTTTAATAATAATGCTTATTTAAGCAATTATGTGGATGTATGGTTGAATAATGTTAATCCTTTGATTCATTATGAACGCTATGGAAAGAAACAAAGGCTGAAAGTATTTCCTGTGGGAACGGAAGAACTTCTGGAAATTCAAGAAACAGATATTGAGATGGTCGGGAAATGGAGAGAAAAGACTAAAACTGTTTTGCTTATAAGTCATGAATTATCTTTGACAGGAGCTCCACGCGCTTTGTTGAATATGGCTATAATGCTAAAAAAAATAGGAGCAACACCAGTGATTCTATCTTTGAAACACGGACCTATGGAAAAGGAAATTTCTGAATTGGGTATCAAGTTGTTAGTAGAGCCATTTTTATTAATGAATTATAATTTGAGACATTGGTCCCTTTCTGGTTTTTTGTCAAACTTTGATGTTGTTGTCTTTAATACATTGGAAACTGTATGGCTTATTGAGCACTTCTCAGAAATAAAGGCAAGGAAAATCTGTTGGTTACATGAAGGGCGCTATTCTTATGCTGGGTGGACGAGATTTAAGGATCTGTCAGTATTATTCTCTTTGTTTGATAAAGTTTATGCTGTGGGAGAGTATTCTAAGTCATTTGCAGATCCTTATATTCTAGACAAAAATAAACTAGGTGTTTTATTATATGGCATACCTGATATTGAAATCAAATTGGCGAATAAAACTTTGGATAATAAGATTAAGCTTTTGTTGCCAGGAACACTTTCTGACAGGAAGGGACAGCTTATTCTATTGCAGGCTTTGGATATGTTGTCCAAGAAGGTTCGTGAACAGATAGATATATATATTGTGGGGGCTGCGATAGAGAAGAAAGTTGAAAGGGCAGTCAAACATTGTCATTATTCTTGTGTGAAGTATATTGGCGAACTGGAACATGAGCAGCTATTGCAATTGTTTACTAATGTGGATATAGCGTTATCTCCTTCATTAGATGATCCTATGCCTATTGTTTGTACTGAAGCAATGGCTTTGGAAAAAGGAGTGATTGTGAGTGAGAATACAGGTACGGCAAGTTTCATTGAAAATGGAAAAAATGGGTATAAGGTTCCTGCTGGTGATCCTTTAGCACTGGCCGAAGTTATAGAAAGAATGGTATTATATAAGGATAAACTGCCGATGTTGGGTAAGGCTGCTAGAAAAATATATGATGATAATTTTACAATGGAAATTTTTGAGAAGAATATTAAAGCATTAATAATGGGGGAATGA
- a CDS encoding LTA synthase family protein — translation MNNIPKKNLMFLLYDRAIIYLILTMLLYLSMGEMFHNIQIHYIKDYALFRRWGDAMLIAFPLLFMRKKILVFPYLLLVNVYFLSIIWYYRVYSTIMPLSSYLMVYNLDGLSLSVFRLIKFRDILVVLPSVFGCIYYCCVYRKLKCFFLSRIKIALLCLLLFGGIVVYYACKRNPTPGYATLNGLYTIEPVRAFKEFGIVHYWIYQIGIFQGISEKEEQYAKNFMCSIENGSNCAKKKVEGGKNLILILVESLHSWPIGMNIDGIEITPHINQLLKQDKTIYFSKEMPQVKDGRSSDAQLIINTGILPLATGAVSACYAANTFPSLPAALKEKGYTTASFLWDDKNYWNQEAMSRAYQFECLYDRLRDSERFEEADEQLFAKALPLLLKLPQPFYAQIVTMSSHDPWIRPPHMKTLLDSIEIKNEDVRNYMVILQYVDQCIWKFVTQLKEEGIYDNSVIVITGDHDALPFNEYEDREELKGEDCFVPFIILNSPLSSEHTDKVIGQVDIYPSLLDLMGCTDYSFTGLGESVFSDEISDFATYRTGISAGGVNVSDSVKRHREECWRLSDIILRMNYFKTNTILAPDKNSM, via the coding sequence ATGAATAATATTCCAAAAAAGAATTTAATGTTTCTTTTGTATGATAGAGCTATTATCTATTTGATATTGACAATGTTACTTTATTTGAGTATGGGAGAAATGTTCCATAATATTCAGATACATTATATCAAAGATTACGCACTATTTCGAAGATGGGGAGATGCAATGTTGATAGCTTTTCCTTTGTTATTTATGCGAAAGAAAATTCTAGTTTTTCCTTATTTATTGTTGGTCAATGTGTATTTTCTATCTATAATCTGGTATTATCGTGTTTATTCTACAATAATGCCTCTGTCATCTTATTTGATGGTTTATAATTTGGATGGATTATCGCTTAGTGTTTTCCGACTCATTAAATTTAGGGATATATTGGTCGTCCTTCCTTCTGTTTTTGGGTGTATATATTATTGTTGTGTATATAGAAAATTAAAATGTTTCTTTTTGTCAAGAATCAAAATTGCACTTCTTTGTTTGTTGTTGTTTGGTGGTATTGTTGTATATTATGCTTGTAAGAGAAATCCTACTCCTGGTTATGCAACGTTAAATGGACTTTATACTATAGAGCCCGTACGAGCTTTTAAGGAATTTGGTATCGTTCATTATTGGATCTATCAGATTGGAATCTTTCAAGGTATTTCTGAAAAGGAAGAGCAGTATGCGAAAAATTTTATGTGTAGTATAGAAAATGGTAGTAATTGTGCAAAGAAAAAGGTTGAGGGTGGTAAGAACTTGATTTTGATATTGGTAGAGTCTTTGCATTCTTGGCCGATTGGAATGAATATTGATGGTATTGAAATTACTCCCCATATCAATCAATTGTTAAAGCAAGATAAGACAATTTACTTTTCAAAAGAAATGCCTCAGGTAAAAGATGGTAGATCTAGTGATGCACAATTGATTATTAATACAGGAATATTGCCTTTGGCTACTGGAGCTGTATCAGCTTGTTATGCCGCTAATACCTTTCCTTCTCTTCCTGCTGCTTTGAAGGAAAAAGGGTATACAACTGCTTCTTTTCTGTGGGATGATAAAAACTATTGGAATCAAGAAGCGATGTCTCGAGCTTATCAGTTTGAATGTTTATATGACCGACTTAGAGATTCGGAGAGATTTGAAGAAGCTGATGAACAGTTATTCGCAAAGGCACTTCCTCTCTTACTAAAACTTCCGCAACCGTTTTATGCACAGATTGTTACTATGTCTTCTCATGATCCATGGATTAGACCACCACATATGAAAACTCTTCTTGATAGTATAGAAATAAAGAATGAGGATGTAAGGAATTATATGGTGATATTGCAGTATGTTGATCAGTGTATATGGAAGTTTGTGACACAGTTAAAAGAAGAGGGAATATATGATAATAGTGTTATTGTGATAACGGGTGATCATGATGCTCTTCCTTTTAATGAGTATGAGGACCGTGAAGAGTTGAAAGGAGAGGATTGTTTTGTTCCTTTTATTATTCTGAATTCTCCACTTTCTTCGGAACATACTGATAAAGTTATTGGGCAAGTGGATATATATCCTTCCTTATTAGACCTGATGGGGTGTACTGATTATTCATTTACTGGTTTGGGTGAAAGTGTCTTTAGTGATGAAATAAGCGATTTTGCAACTTATAGAACAGGAATTTCCGCAGGAGGAGTGAATGTCTCGGATTCGGTGAAGAGACATCGGGAAGAATGTTGGAGACTGTCGGATATTATTCTTCGAATGAATTACTTTAAGACTAATACTATTTTAGCTCCCGATAAAAACTCGATGTAA
- a CDS encoding transposase has product MVKIQKISEIEPSLGFTEFDILKKYRQSFATSELGRLHSLFPFSALARQMHLKSSALGRKSYFSPEGKIALMVLKSYTNFSDSQLIEHLNGNIHYQIFCGVQIDPLHPLTNSKIVSAIRQELAAHLDIESLQLILAEHWKPYLENLHVCMTDATCYESHLRFPTDVKLLWEGIVWLHRHLCKHCRTLHIQRPRNKYLDVSRAYLTYSKLRKRRKSQTRMIKRRLLQLLEKLLEQLKLLHSSYRDRLTLSSDYQRRFSVIQRVLEQGKYLFAGEKVSDRIVSIDRHYLRPIIRGKETKSVEFGAKVNNIQIDGISFIEHISFKAFNEGIRLKDCIRLQQQLTGVRVKALAADSIYANNANRKFCTRYHISTSFKRKGRAAKDEPLRKILRSELGRERATRLEGSFGTQKQHYSLARIKARNRKTEMLWIFFGIHTVNAVCMIEKVEKKIRKAA; this is encoded by the coding sequence ATGGTAAAGATACAAAAAATTTCAGAAATCGAACCTAGTTTAGGTTTTACCGAGTTCGATATACTAAAAAAATATCGTCAAAGTTTTGCAACGAGTGAATTAGGTCGGCTCCATTCTCTGTTTCCTTTCTCGGCACTGGCCCGCCAAATGCATTTGAAGTCTTCCGCTTTGGGTCGTAAAAGTTATTTTTCTCCTGAAGGTAAAATAGCCTTGATGGTCTTGAAGTCCTATACCAACTTCTCCGATTCACAACTGATCGAACATTTAAACGGTAATATTCATTACCAGATATTCTGTGGTGTTCAGATTGATCCTCTTCATCCACTGACCAATTCAAAAATCGTCAGTGCAATCCGTCAGGAACTGGCGGCCCATCTTGATATTGAGTCCCTCCAGCTTATTCTGGCTGAGCACTGGAAACCTTACCTTGAAAACCTTCATGTCTGTATGACCGATGCCACCTGTTATGAAAGTCATCTGCGCTTTCCTACCGATGTCAAACTCTTATGGGAAGGTATTGTATGGCTTCACCGTCATCTGTGCAAACATTGCCGTACATTGCACATACAACGTCCCCGTAACAAGTATCTTGATGTAAGCCGCGCCTACCTTACTTATAGCAAACTTCGTAAACGCAGGAAATCACAGACCCGTATGATTAAACGCAGGTTACTTCAGTTGTTGGAAAAGTTACTTGAGCAGCTGAAGCTGCTTCATTCCTCCTACAGGGACAGGCTTACACTATCCTCCGATTACCAAAGACGTTTCTCGGTCATACAGAGGGTCCTTGAGCAAGGAAAGTATTTATTTGCAGGTGAAAAAGTGTCCGACCGTATTGTAAGTATCGACCGTCATTACCTTCGTCCCATTATCAGAGGCAAGGAAACCAAATCCGTTGAATTCGGCGCCAAAGTCAACAATATACAGATAGATGGGATCTCCTTCATAGAACATATCTCCTTTAAGGCTTTCAACGAAGGAATACGTTTGAAGGACTGTATTCGTCTGCAACAACAACTGACCGGGGTTAGAGTGAAGGCGCTTGCAGCGGATTCAATCTATGCTAATAATGCCAACCGGAAATTTTGTACAAGATATCACATCAGTACTTCCTTTAAGCGTAAGGGCAGAGCTGCCAAAGACGAGCCGCTTCGTAAGATCTTACGGTCGGAACTCGGCCGTGAAAGAGCCACCCGCCTGGAAGGAAGCTTTGGAACACAGAAACAACATTACTCACTGGCCAGGATAAAAGCCAGAAACAGGAAAACGGAAATGCTTTGGATTTTCTTTGGAATACATACGGTCAATGCGGTATGTATGATAGAAAAGGTTGAAAAGAAAATAAGAAAGGCAGCATAA